In Anaerolineales bacterium, the following proteins share a genomic window:
- the murJ gene encoding murein biosynthesis integral membrane protein MurJ, producing MTTPNTNANRQIARAAGTVMFAILFGQLAGLARGIIVANTFGASPELDAFFAANRVSETLFLLVAGGALGSAFIPTFTGLLAKGDKDSAWRLASALAHTVTLTLSLLAALIAFFAPQVVRFALAPGLSANPEIFALTVSLLRIQLISAVLFGLGGLIVGILNAHQIFLVPALTSAMYQLGIIFGALFLAPSMGIYGLAWGVVIGAVLYLFVQLPSLLKLVSSLKSPFFNYQLRITNDSNVRTVLLLMLPRLLGVAVVQLNFWVNTNLASNMEVGSVTSLAYAFSLMLMAQAAIAQSVAIAAMPTFSAQHALGKLDEMRASLAASLRGILLMAVPASVGLMILRVPLISFLYQRGEFDSHDVQLVAWALLWFAAGLVGHSIMEVLTRAFYAQQDTKTPVIIGTIAMGLNVLFSILFSRWFAQIGWFPLGGLALANSLATALEATALFIFMRKRLNGIEGKSIANGAWRVAVAALGMGVGLMAWIQLSLSQTRWLVTLGGVLIGGVIYGAGVVLLKVPEVKIIFDAVARRLLRSRNDTTSKSSID from the coding sequence GTGACAACTCCCAACACAAACGCCAATCGCCAGATCGCGCGCGCCGCGGGCACAGTGATGTTCGCCATCCTCTTCGGTCAACTCGCGGGGTTGGCGCGCGGCATCATCGTCGCAAACACTTTCGGCGCCTCGCCCGAACTCGACGCCTTCTTCGCCGCCAACCGCGTCAGCGAGACTCTCTTCCTTTTGGTCGCGGGAGGCGCGCTCGGCTCGGCTTTTATTCCGACGTTCACTGGACTCCTCGCCAAAGGGGATAAGGATTCGGCATGGCGACTCGCCTCCGCCCTCGCCCACACGGTCACTCTGACCCTCAGCCTGCTCGCGGCGTTAATTGCCTTTTTCGCCCCTCAAGTTGTTCGCTTCGCCCTCGCCCCTGGACTCTCCGCTAACCCTGAGATCTTCGCCCTCACCGTTTCACTCCTCCGCATTCAACTCATCTCGGCTGTTTTATTCGGTCTCGGCGGGTTGATCGTCGGCATCCTCAACGCGCACCAGATCTTCCTCGTCCCCGCGTTGACCTCCGCCATGTACCAACTCGGAATCATCTTCGGCGCGCTCTTTCTTGCTCCATCCATGGGAATTTATGGCTTGGCATGGGGCGTTGTCATCGGAGCGGTTCTATACCTATTCGTTCAACTCCCATCTCTCCTCAAACTAGTCTCCAGTCTCAAGTCTCCATTCTTCAATTACCAATTACGAATCACCAACGATTCCAACGTCCGCACCGTCCTTCTCCTCATGCTTCCCCGCTTGCTCGGCGTTGCCGTCGTGCAACTTAATTTTTGGGTCAACACTAATCTCGCTTCCAACATGGAAGTGGGAAGCGTCACCAGCCTCGCTTACGCGTTCTCGTTGATGCTCATGGCGCAAGCCGCCATCGCCCAATCGGTCGCCATTGCCGCCATGCCGACATTCTCCGCACAGCACGCGCTTGGCAAACTGGACGAAATGCGCGCCTCGCTCGCCGCGTCCCTGCGCGGGATTCTGCTCATGGCTGTCCCTGCCAGTGTGGGATTGATGATTTTGCGCGTCCCGTTGATTTCATTCCTCTATCAACGCGGCGAGTTCGATTCGCACGACGTTCAACTCGTGGCGTGGGCGTTGCTCTGGTTCGCGGCGGGACTCGTCGGTCACTCGATCATGGAAGTGTTGACGCGCGCCTTTTATGCCCAACAGGATACAAAGACTCCCGTCATCATCGGCACGATTGCGATGGGATTGAATGTACTTTTCAGTATTTTATTTTCGAGGTGGTTCGCGCAGATCGGATGGTTCCCGCTCGGGGGGTTGGCGTTGGCGAATTCGCTGGCAACCGCGCTTGAAGCAACCGCGCTGTTCATCTTCATGCGGAAGCGGTTGAACGGCATCGAGGGCAAGTCCATTGCGAATGGCGCGTGGAGAGTCGCAGTGGCGGCGCTGGGGATGGGAGTCGGCTTGATGGCTTGGATTCAGCTGTCCCTGAGTCAGACGCGGTGGCTGGTCACGTTGGGAGGAGTCCTCATCGGCGGAGTCATCTACGGCGCGGGAGTCGTACTTCTCAAAGTCCCCGAAGTGAAAATTATTTTCGATGCGGTTGCGAGGAGATTGCTTCGCTCTCGCAATGACACTACTTCCAAATCATCCATTGACTGA
- a CDS encoding DUF2652 domain-containing protein, producing the protein MSAVTQRGYLVIADISGYTSFVAKTELEHSHEIITELLELLVEKFQPVMTISKLEGDAVFAYSAMGVFTCGDTLVDFIESIYVAFRDRLVSMKHKTTCTCNACRNIPTLDLKFFAHCGDFIVQNVSNIRELVGSDVNLIHRLTKNHVSESTGWRAYILVTEQCIARLGLNLEDVHIQMEEYEYLGEIKTFSIDLRKRYTEIVESRRIMIDEKDADLVVRVDFPTPPAVTWEWIQDPIKRNLWNGGHVHWSLGERPKGRAGAGASNHCAHGKSTSTEVILDWRPFEYSTADSYENGKRSFSETFRFEPLPNGGTRVHDLLQMHMPIPRFARNLALKFVLLYQHQYEAALQRATEFASEEFAKAKNAES; encoded by the coding sequence ATGAGCGCAGTTACTCAACGCGGTTATCTCGTCATTGCTGACATTTCGGGTTACACATCTTTTGTCGCAAAGACGGAGTTGGAACACTCGCACGAGATCATCACTGAATTGCTAGAATTGCTCGTCGAAAAATTTCAACCCGTGATGACCATCTCGAAACTCGAAGGCGACGCGGTCTTTGCTTATTCTGCCATGGGTGTGTTCACGTGCGGCGATACGCTGGTTGACTTTATCGAATCCATTTACGTTGCGTTTCGCGACAGGTTGGTTTCGATGAAACATAAAACAACCTGCACGTGCAATGCCTGCCGCAATATCCCTACGCTCGATCTGAAATTCTTTGCGCATTGCGGCGACTTCATCGTTCAGAACGTGTCGAACATCCGTGAATTGGTTGGGTCGGACGTGAACTTGATCCATCGGCTCACCAAGAATCACGTTTCTGAATCGACAGGTTGGCGCGCATACATTTTAGTCACCGAGCAATGTATCGCTCGACTCGGTTTGAATCTCGAAGATGTCCATATTCAAATGGAAGAGTATGAGTATCTCGGCGAGATCAAAACATTCAGCATTGACTTGCGGAAGCGCTATACGGAAATCGTCGAGTCGCGCCGAATTATGATCGACGAGAAGGACGCCGACCTCGTCGTACGCGTGGACTTCCCCACGCCTCCTGCCGTGACGTGGGAATGGATTCAGGACCCCATCAAACGCAACCTCTGGAACGGGGGACATGTTCATTGGTCGCTGGGCGAGAGACCCAAAGGACGCGCAGGCGCGGGCGCAAGCAATCATTGCGCGCATGGCAAATCCACAAGCACCGAAGTGATCTTGGATTGGCGACCATTCGAATATTCCACAGCAGATTCGTACGAGAATGGGAAAAGGTCATTCTCTGAAACGTTCCGCTTCGAACCGCTGCCGAATGGCGGGACGCGCGTCCATGATTTGCTTCAAATGCACATGCCCATTCCGCGTTTCGCGCGCAACCTAGCGTTGAAATTCGTCCTCTTGTATCAGCATCAGTATGAAGCCGCCCTTCAGAGGGCGACGGAATTTGCCAGCGAGGAATTTGCAAAGGCAAAGAACGCTGAATCGTGA
- a CDS encoding phospholipase D-like domain-containing protein has translation MRHKIIYPILPILLILLSSCAEASVTPSAEPEITATPSTELTPIDLQTGYGVSGGWFELYFTDPVDPFSSQATGGVDGPLVEAINAARLSVDVAAYSLTLNSVRNALLNAHDRGVTVRMVMESTNMDTSDVERLLEAGIPIVGDKQDGLMHNKFMVIDKSEVWTGSMNYTDSGAYDDNNDMIRIRSTKMAENYTKEFEEMFLENRFGEITTAETPHPSLTIDSTRVDTFFSPDDGVLNYVAAVLSSAEESIYFLTFSFTSNDLGDIVRAKAEDGLVVKGVMDEEQISSNQGTEFDPFKQAGIDVRIDGVEGQMHHKVFIVDESIVIVGSYNFSQSAETRNDENVLIIYNVAIAQEFMKEFERVWDVAHD, from the coding sequence ATGCGACATAAAATAATCTACCCAATTCTCCCGATTCTCTTAATTCTCCTTTCTTCCTGCGCTGAGGCTTCCGTCACGCCAAGCGCCGAGCCTGAGATCACAGCCACTCCCTCCACCGAACTCACGCCTATTGACTTGCAGACAGGCTACGGCGTGAGCGGCGGATGGTTCGAGTTGTATTTCACCGATCCCGTTGACCCGTTCTCGTCGCAAGCCACGGGCGGCGTGGACGGTCCGCTGGTGGAGGCGATCAACGCGGCGCGGTTGAGCGTTGACGTCGCCGCGTACAGCCTCACGTTGAACAGCGTCCGCAACGCGTTGTTGAACGCGCACGACCGCGGCGTGACCGTCCGCATGGTGATGGAGTCCACAAACATGGACACGTCCGATGTGGAGCGCCTGCTCGAAGCGGGCATTCCCATCGTCGGCGATAAACAAGATGGCTTGATGCACAACAAGTTCATGGTGATCGACAAATCCGAAGTGTGGACAGGCTCGATGAACTACACCGACTCGGGCGCGTACGACGACAACAACGATATGATTCGCATCCGCTCGACGAAGATGGCGGAGAACTACACCAAAGAATTCGAGGAGATGTTTTTGGAGAATCGCTTCGGTGAGATCACGACTGCCGAAACGCCTCATCCCTCCCTTACGATTGACTCGACCCGTGTGGATACTTTTTTCTCCCCCGACGACGGCGTGTTGAATTATGTCGCGGCTGTGTTGAGCAGCGCAGAGGAAAGCATTTATTTCCTGACGTTCTCGTTCACATCCAATGACCTTGGCGACATCGTCCGCGCAAAAGCGGAGGATGGACTCGTCGTCAAAGGCGTGATGGACGAAGAGCAGATTTCATCCAACCAAGGTACGGAGTTCGATCCGTTCAAACAGGCGGGAATTGATGTCCGCATTGACGGGGTCGAGGGGCAGATGCACCACAAGGTGTTCATCGTTGACGAGTCGATTGTGATTGTCGGCTCGTACAACTTTTCGCAAAGCGCCGAAACTCGCAACGACGAAAACGTGCTGATTATTTACAATGTAGCCATCGCCCAGGAGTTTATGAAGGAGTTTGAACGGGTGTGGGATGTTGCCCATGACTGA
- a CDS encoding PIG-L family deacetylase has protein sequence MKLLAVFAHPDDESMGLGGTLAKYAAEGVETYLVCATRGERGWWDSEGPNPGLEGVGKIRTKELENAGKILGLKEIHFLNYIDGDLDQADPKEAIGKIVTQLRRIKPDVVVTFAHDGAYGHPDHIAISQFATAALVCAADGNYHDAENLPPHRVSKLYYFVDTEAIASLYEKYLGPIEFPVDDQVRGESPWKDWMITTHVDVSAYSKTAWEACLCHKSQLPSLALLMKLPVEEVQKLLAMQGTFYRAMSSVNGGRKVETDLFEGLTMSLRGSPSLKRRAADEAIS, from the coding sequence ATGAAACTACTTGCTGTCTTTGCTCACCCTGACGATGAATCCATGGGACTCGGCGGCACGCTCGCCAAATACGCCGCCGAAGGAGTCGAAACGTACCTCGTCTGCGCGACGCGGGGGGAGAGGGGGTGGTGGGATTCGGAGGGACCAAACCCAGGCTTGGAAGGAGTCGGGAAAATCCGCACGAAAGAGTTGGAGAACGCGGGGAAAATCCTGGGGCTGAAGGAAATCCATTTTCTGAATTACATTGACGGCGACCTCGATCAGGCTGATCCGAAAGAAGCCATTGGAAAAATCGTTACGCAACTCCGCCGAATCAAACCGGATGTGGTTGTGACGTTCGCACACGACGGCGCGTATGGTCACCCCGATCACATCGCCATTTCGCAATTTGCAACCGCCGCGCTCGTCTGCGCAGCGGATGGGAATTATCACGATGCGGAAAATTTGCCGCCGCATCGTGTGTCGAAGTTGTATTACTTTGTTGATACGGAAGCGATCGCAAGTTTGTACGAGAAATATCTCGGTCCGATCGAATTCCCCGTTGACGACCAAGTGCGCGGCGAATCCCCGTGGAAAGATTGGATGATCACCACGCACGTGGATGTTTCAGCGTATTCGAAAACTGCGTGGGAGGCGTGTTTGTGTCACAAAAGCCAACTGCCCAGTCTTGCCCTGCTGATGAAGTTGCCTGTAGAGGAAGTACAAAAATTACTGGCGATGCAGGGAACGTTTTATCGTGCAATGAGTTCGGTGAATGGGGGCAGGAAAGTTGAAACGGATTTGTTTGAGGGATTAACCATGTCGTTGCGAGGAAGCCCGAGCCTTAAACGGCGAGCGGCTGACGAAGCAATCTCCTAA
- a CDS encoding M23 family metallopeptidase: protein MATILLASCAPMGVQVDQTPTAVIAGEANQLASEPEATPRPTIEPFRFILPTPGAEPVSGWRPPLYPTPWAVSPYDHFYFARPIAADSVNWPLAEYRYGGVFFAPNIVHTGVDIDAAEGAPILAAGPGTVVSANWGLYTGVEGNESDPYGKAVVIRHDFGYKSQTLFTIYAHMSEIIAVEGQRVETGDVIGLVGATGATTGPHLHFEVRLGNDTFYNTYNPELWMSPPQGWGVLVGRLTNKKGELLDQIEVEVRPLPSEVPLRRVITYAEGAVNGDPYYRENLVLSDLPAGIYKVAMKFDDKNVQLFVEIFPGQVTYFTFTEKDGFQIVPPPVPTLDFLPKTPTSTP from the coding sequence TTGGCGACAATTCTTCTCGCGTCCTGCGCGCCGATGGGGGTGCAGGTGGATCAAACGCCTACGGCGGTCATCGCCGGGGAGGCGAATCAACTGGCTAGTGAGCCGGAAGCGACGCCGCGTCCGACGATCGAGCCGTTTCGCTTCATCCTGCCAACTCCGGGAGCGGAGCCGGTTTCGGGCTGGCGTCCGCCTCTGTATCCGACGCCGTGGGCTGTTTCGCCCTACGATCATTTTTACTTCGCCCGCCCCATCGCGGCGGATAGCGTCAACTGGCCCCTTGCGGAATATCGCTATGGAGGCGTTTTCTTCGCGCCGAACATCGTGCACACTGGCGTGGATATTGACGCCGCCGAAGGCGCGCCGATCCTCGCCGCCGGCCCAGGGACGGTTGTTTCAGCCAATTGGGGTTTGTACACGGGTGTAGAGGGCAACGAATCTGACCCGTATGGCAAGGCGGTGGTGATCCGTCATGATTTTGGCTACAAGAGTCAAACGCTGTTTACGATCTACGCGCACATGAGCGAGATCATCGCGGTGGAGGGTCAGCGCGTCGAAACGGGGGATGTGATCGGCTTGGTTGGCGCGACAGGCGCGACGACGGGTCCGCATTTGCATTTTGAAGTGAGGCTCGGCAACGATACGTTTTACAACACGTACAATCCCGAGTTGTGGATGTCTCCTCCGCAAGGCTGGGGTGTGCTGGTCGGCAGGCTCACCAACAAAAAAGGCGAGTTGTTAGATCAAATCGAGGTGGAAGTGCGCCCCCTCCCCTCAGAAGTCCCGTTGCGACGCGTGATCACGTACGCCGAAGGCGCAGTCAACGGCGACCCATATTATCGAGAAAATCTTGTGCTGAGCGATCTACCCGCAGGGATTTACAAAGTGGCGATGAAATTCGACGACAAGAATGTGCAACTTTTTGTCGAAATATTTCCGGGGCAGGTAACGTATTTTACGTTTACCGAGAAAGATGGATTCCAGATCGTCCCGCCGCCGGTGCCAACGCTTGATTTTCTGCCAAAGACGCCGACTTCGACGCCTTAA
- a CDS encoding RluA family pseudouridine synthase translates to MFQDQHLLILDKPAGIPVLPDGWDKDAPYLVKMLEEEFGKIFVVHRLDKVTSGVMVFARDAETHRALSLQFENHEVEKIYHAIVEGIPKWEEKIVKRPLRVNVGHKHRTVVDDRNGKPSETRFGILGRGQAHSWVEAAPKTGRTHQVRVHAYALGYPLAGDILYSGKESKLIARPALHAYALTFTHPITHERLAFKAEYPQDFATALKLL, encoded by the coding sequence ATGTTTCAAGATCAACATCTCCTCATCCTCGACAAACCCGCAGGGATTCCCGTCCTGCCTGATGGGTGGGACAAAGACGCGCCGTATCTGGTGAAGATGTTAGAGGAGGAATTTGGCAAAATATTCGTCGTTCATCGCTTGGACAAGGTTACGAGCGGGGTGATGGTCTTTGCGCGGGATGCTGAAACGCACCGCGCGTTGAGCCTGCAGTTTGAAAATCACGAGGTGGAAAAGATTTATCACGCCATCGTTGAGGGGATTCCCAAATGGGAGGAGAAGATCGTAAAGCGCCCGTTACGCGTGAATGTGGGGCACAAACATCGGACGGTAGTGGACGACCGAAACGGGAAACCGTCGGAGACGCGATTCGGCATCCTAGGGCGCGGGCAGGCTCACTCATGGGTCGAAGCGGCGCCGAAAACGGGACGAACGCATCAAGTGCGAGTCCACGCGTACGCATTGGGATATCCGCTGGCGGGCGATATCCTATATAGCGGAAAAGAATCGAAGTTGATCGCGCGTCCCGCGTTGCACGCTTACGCGTTGACGTTTACGCATCCGATAACTCATGAAAGACTCGCTTTCAAGGCGGAATACCCACAAGATTTTGCCACAGCGCTGAAACTTTTGTAA
- a CDS encoding ATP-binding protein: protein MDEFYFTMPTLFIMCGLPGSGKTTLAKQLEISENALRLCPDEWIAKILVDPANTAEMDRLRDEIESIQWEVGKRSLALGINVILENGFWSHDERSRFRAEAEAFGARVQIHYLKADINELWRRLSIRNANLPSGTFFVHRDDLESWMKLFEPPTEDELS from the coding sequence ATGGATGAATTTTACTTTACCATGCCAACTCTTTTCATAATGTGCGGCTTACCTGGTTCTGGCAAGACGACACTAGCAAAACAACTTGAAATATCGGAAAACGCCTTGCGCTTGTGTCCAGACGAATGGATTGCCAAGATTCTTGTTGATCCAGCGAACACCGCCGAAATGGATCGTTTACGAGATGAAATTGAGTCAATCCAATGGGAGGTTGGCAAACGCTCGCTCGCTTTAGGTATCAACGTTATTTTAGAAAATGGATTCTGGTCGCATGATGAGCGGTCCCGATTTCGGGCGGAAGCCGAGGCGTTCGGCGCGCGCGTTCAAATCCATTATTTGAAAGCTGACATCAACGAATTGTGGCGAAGACTCTCGATTCGAAATGCCAATTTGCCATCGGGAACGTTCTTTGTGCACAGAGATGATTTGGAATCTTGGATGAAATTATTTGAGCCGCCAACGGAAGATGAACTTTCTTGA
- a CDS encoding TrmH family RNA methyltransferase, producing the protein MDEPSANNPFLVDSLNHPLAGPIRKLLTREGRRELNQIIIDDEENILQALDAGIEIESVYFSGDDKVSDVLREKLTAGATIHEVAKRTTKKLFENDKLSRIFAIAETPKPIGLEKLKTITKDVVVLEDVSISGNIGNIIRTSLALGVGGMILLNMDPLDIYDRRLIRASRGYLFSLPVMTATTNQLIEYCKKNNQTLLVTSAKAEKTVGEIASIPERLLIVFGSEKEGCSPEIETAATLKARIPLNPKVESLNVSAAAGITLFNRIGFNTSF; encoded by the coding sequence ATGGACGAACCCTCCGCAAACAACCCCTTCCTCGTTGACTCGCTCAACCATCCCCTCGCGGGACCTATCCGCAAACTGCTCACGCGTGAGGGACGGCGCGAACTGAATCAAATCATCATTGACGATGAAGAGAATATCCTGCAAGCCCTCGATGCGGGGATTGAAATTGAATCGGTGTATTTTTCTGGCGACGATAAAGTTTCGGATGTTTTGAGAGAAAAACTCACCGCAGGCGCGACCATCCACGAGGTGGCAAAACGCACGACGAAGAAATTGTTCGAGAACGACAAACTCTCGCGCATCTTTGCCATTGCGGAAACTCCTAAACCCATCGGGCTGGAAAAGTTGAAGACGATTACGAAAGATGTGGTTGTGCTGGAAGACGTCAGCATTTCGGGCAACATCGGTAACATTATCCGTACATCGCTGGCGTTGGGCGTGGGCGGGATGATCCTGCTGAATATGGATCCGCTCGATATTTACGACCGCCGTCTCATCCGCGCGAGCAGGGGATATTTGTTTTCCTTACCAGTGATGACGGCGACTACGAATCAACTGATCGAGTATTGCAAGAAAAATAACCAGACCCTGCTTGTTACGTCGGCAAAAGCTGAAAAAACGGTGGGCGAGATCGCTTCCATCCCCGAGCGGTTGCTGATCGTTTTCGGAAGTGAGAAAGAGGGTTGCTCGCCTGAGATCGAAACGGCGGCGACGCTGAAAGCGCGCATACCGCTCAACCCGAAGGTCGAATCGTTGAACGTCTCGGCGGCGGCGGGGATTACGTTATTCAATCGGATTGGGTTTAATACGTCATTCTGA
- a CDS encoding META domain-containing protein: MKKILVLLSIMIIALTACAPRGATSIVGEWGLVSYGDPANPTPAAPDVETSIIFGEDGQVNGTAGCNGFGGDYKVNGDTIQFDSLFMTEMACIGPADQQERVLFSVFVGTASIALDGDTLTITSADGSAVVVLEKK, encoded by the coding sequence ATGAAAAAGATTTTGGTTTTGCTTTCAATAATGATCATCGCTCTAACCGCGTGCGCGCCGCGCGGCGCGACTTCCATTGTGGGGGAGTGGGGATTGGTTTCCTATGGCGACCCAGCCAACCCGACGCCTGCCGCGCCAGATGTGGAAACATCCATCATCTTCGGTGAGGATGGGCAAGTCAACGGCACGGCTGGATGTAACGGCTTCGGCGGCGACTACAAAGTGAACGGGGATACGATTCAGTTCGATTCGCTGTTTATGACCGAGATGGCTTGCATCGGTCCCGCAGACCAGCAGGAAAGAGTCCTGTTTAGTGTGTTTGTTGGGACTGCATCGATTGCGCTTGATGGAGATACGTTGACCATCACATCGGCGGATGGAAGCGCTGTGGTAGTGTTGGAGAAAAAGTAG
- a CDS encoding META domain-containing protein, with translation MKKILIGLLAVLILSACSGGSASSIVGQWELVSYGSASSQTPAVEGVDTSVEFSADGKLHGNVGCNVFNGDYKVDGDTLTFSPVASTLMFCDGVVEQETATLAVFSESASFVLDGDTLTIASADGASVIVLAKK, from the coding sequence ATGAAAAAGATTTTGATCGGTTTACTGGCAGTATTGATATTGTCCGCCTGTTCGGGTGGGTCGGCTTCATCTATTGTGGGACAGTGGGAATTGGTGTCGTATGGTTCAGCGTCGAGTCAAACTCCCGCCGTTGAAGGTGTGGATACTTCCGTCGAATTCAGCGCTGATGGGAAATTGCATGGCAATGTAGGTTGTAACGTTTTCAATGGCGATTATAAAGTGGATGGCGATACGCTTACGTTTAGCCCCGTTGCGTCAACCCTGATGTTTTGTGACGGTGTCGTCGAACAAGAAACCGCCACGCTGGCAGTCTTCTCTGAATCAGCAAGCTTCGTTCTTGATGGCGATACTCTGACAATCGCCTCCGCCGACGGCGCGTCCGTGATCGTGTTGGCGAAAAAATAA
- a CDS encoding SIMPL domain-containing protein (The SIMPL domain is named for its presence in mouse protein SIMPL (signalling molecule that associates with mouse pelle-like kinase). Bacterial member BP26, from Brucella, was shown to assemble into a channel-like structure, while YggE from E. coli has been associated with resistance to oxidative stress.) yields the protein MESKPDTIKVSASHKEEIRASHADLFVTVKGSSLISGDAAMKKAKEVNQLVEALKQAGVKEEAVHLQGVHIETSSGALLKSSSATYRLKVQCEKLDQLAEWLDVIAEQKNAALERIAWKYNEDEAREHGLLAALEKAKSKADKVAKAMGVKILGVYDLIENSFDEEMPYPQFAAMQAPMKRSVGITPEPSLGMDIQHSKTVNVNVEIWYRVSAI from the coding sequence ATGGAATCCAAACCCGACACCATCAAAGTATCCGCCTCCCACAAGGAGGAGATCCGCGCCTCGCACGCGGACTTGTTCGTGACCGTCAAAGGCTCGTCGCTCATCAGCGGGGACGCGGCGATGAAAAAAGCCAAAGAGGTAAATCAACTCGTCGAAGCGCTGAAGCAGGCTGGGGTCAAGGAAGAAGCGGTTCATCTGCAGGGAGTCCACATCGAAACGTCGAGCGGCGCATTGCTCAAGTCATCCAGCGCGACGTATCGGTTGAAAGTCCAATGCGAAAAATTGGACCAACTCGCCGAGTGGCTCGACGTTATCGCAGAGCAGAAGAACGCCGCGCTGGAGCGCATCGCATGGAAATACAACGAAGACGAAGCGCGTGAACACGGCTTGCTCGCGGCGTTGGAAAAAGCCAAAAGCAAAGCGGATAAAGTCGCAAAAGCAATGGGCGTAAAGATTTTGGGCGTGTATGACTTGATCGAAAATTCTTTCGATGAAGAGATGCCGTATCCGCAATTCGCCGCCATGCAAGCGCCGATGAAACGCTCCGTAGGCATCACCCCCGAACCCAGCCTCGGCATGGACATTCAACACAGCAAAACGGTCAACGTGAATGTCGAGATTTGGTATCGCGTGTCTGCAATTTAG